In Runella sp. SP2, the genomic window GGTGCATACTTTGAGAAAGAACGTCTGCGTGCATACGAAAATGAGTACCAAGACCCTATTCATGCGACCAAAGAAGACACCGACCGCGACTACAACAAAGCGCTCGAATTTTGTCTTGAAAACCGTGACGTTATTTCCATTTGTTTGGGAACGCACAACGAACATAGCTGCCAACTTTGCATCGAATCAATGGAAAAACTCCATATTCCGCACAACGACCCGCACGTTTGGTTTGCCCAACTCCTAGGCATGAGCGACAATATTTCTTATAATTTGGCCAATGCAGGCTATAACGTCGCCAAATACGTGCCTTATGGCCCTGTAGAAACAGTCATGCCTTACTTGTTCCGCCGTGCTGAAGAAAATAAATCGATAGCAGGCCAAAGTAGTCGTGAGTATTTATTAGTGAAACGCGAAGTAGAAAGACGTCATCAACAACGAATTTCTCAGTAAATTTGCCGACGCAACCCATTTACCCAACACAGGTTACACCAGATAATTGATAGCTGAATGACGAGTCATACCGCCAGAAACCCACTCAAGTTTTTTTTGTTTGCCCTTCTACTGATTGCGGTAGATCAAGCGTCTAAGTTGCTCGTCCATCATTATATGGCACCTGGTTTTGCAGGTCAAGTCCGTCTCATTGGTGATTGGTTTAAGCTCTATTACGTCACCAATCCAGGTATGGCCTTTGGAATGCAAATCGACCACGAATACGGCAAGTTATTTTTAACTACTTTTCGTTTGGGGGCAATGGTATTTATTGCTTGGTACATCGTGCGGCTCTCGGTGCGTGGTGCTGCAAGCGGGTTGCTTTGGGCCATGGCTATGATTTTAGCAGGTGCTATCGGCAACCTCATTGATAGTATTTTTTACGGCGTGCTTATTGGCAATGCACCCTACGGCTCACCTACACCTTGGTTTCATGGGCAAGTGATTGACATGGTTTTTGTCGATTTCTGGGAAGGTTTTGTACCTGAATGGGTACCTGTATGGGGTGGCCAGTACTACACAACGCCTATCTTTAACTTCGCCGATGCTTGTATTTTCGTTGGCGTGTGTATCATCCTTATTTTCCAAGGAACATTTTTCCCACGTTTGGACGAACCACAAGATGAAGTAGAAAGCGACGAAACAACGGAAGCTATCGCAATAGAAAATCCCACAGACGAAGCAGTCGTAGCGACTACCGATGCCATTGCCACTGAACAACTTACAGAGGTCAGCGAAAGCTCAGAGCTAGAAAGTAACAATTTAACCGAAAACGAAGACCCCACTCAAGAGACTCCTTCTGAACCAGCTGAAGAAGTTCAGCCTACTTCAGAAACTCCCCTCGCGGAAGGGCACGTTTCTAATCCAGATAAAGATACTAATTCATAAAAAAAGGGGCTTTTCAGCCCCTTTTTTGTTTCCTCTTACTTACACCTCTATTTTTGCCTCCGAAATATTCTCAAAGACTACTTCGCCTTCTTCATTGAGTTCCATCATGATGACGGCGTCTTTTTGAATTTTTCCCGAGAGAATCTGTTTCGATAACTCGTTCAAAATTCGGCGCTGTAAAACCCGTTTCAGAGGTCTTGCTCCAAACGCTGGGTCATATCCTTCTTCTGAAAGTTTCACCAAAGCTTCATCAGTAGCATCCAAGGTCACTCCTTGCTCGGCCAACAAGTCTTTGATGTGGTTGAACTGAATCCGAACAATTTGTTTCAAATTATCTCGTCCAAGTGGGTCAAAGAGCACAACTTCGTCAATACGGTTCAAAAACTCTGGCCTAACTGACTGTTTCAGTAAGCCTAAAACATCGTTTTTAGCTTCTTCTTTGAAGTACAGCTTCCAACCCTTTTCAACT contains:
- a CDS encoding lipoprotein signal peptidase, yielding MTSHTARNPLKFFLFALLLIAVDQASKLLVHHYMAPGFAGQVRLIGDWFKLYYVTNPGMAFGMQIDHEYGKLFLTTFRLGAMVFIAWYIVRLSVRGAASGLLWAMAMILAGAIGNLIDSIFYGVLIGNAPYGSPTPWFHGQVIDMVFVDFWEGFVPEWVPVWGGQYYTTPIFNFADACIFVGVCIILIFQGTFFPRLDEPQDEVESDETTEAIAIENPTDEAVVATTDAIATEQLTEVSESSELESNNLTENEDPTQETPSEPAEEVQPTSETPLAEGHVSNPDKDTNS